A genomic segment from Bacillota bacterium encodes:
- the aspS gene encoding aspartate--tRNA ligase — protein MWKRTDKCGELREQDVGRQVTLCGWVHRRRDHGGVIFVDLRDRSGLVQIVFNPADCSEETFGLAETLRSEFVVAVSGEVRRRLEGMENPRLATGKIEVFVQELNVLSAAATPPISVEDERIDVDEAMRLRYRFLDLRRPQVQRVFALRHRVAQLVRRYLDEQGFWEVETPMLTRSTPEGARDFLVPSRLQPGEFYALPQSPQLFKQLLMVSGFEKYFQIVRCFRDEDLRADRQPEFTQIDLELSFVTREDVIQVIEGLVREVVRQVKGEELPDPLPRLTYAEAMDRYGSDKPDLRFGMELRNVSDLVKDSDFQVFSKVVSSGGVVKGLAVPTGASFARSRIDGLTKRATELGAKGLAWMQYTAEGEIKSPIAKFFSADVLQQIIARMEAKPGDLLIWVADTPAVANQVLGQLRVELAGELGLLEGKADYYLWVVEFPLVEYDEEEGRYVAVHHPFTAPLEEDTELLTTEPGRVRSAAYDLVCNGMEVGGGSIRIHDRQLQQQMFELLGISPEAAEEKFGFLLEAFRYGVPPHGGFAFGFDRWIMLLAGVDSIRECIAFPKTQRGTCLLTKAPSAVAPKQLEEVGIRIAPRVKS, from the coding sequence ATGTGGAAACGAACAGATAAGTGCGGAGAATTGAGAGAGCAGGATGTAGGTCGACAAGTGACCCTGTGTGGATGGGTCCACCGGCGGCGGGACCACGGTGGGGTCATCTTTGTGGATCTGCGGGATCGCTCGGGGCTAGTGCAGATCGTCTTCAATCCCGCGGATTGTTCCGAGGAGACCTTTGGTCTTGCGGAGACGTTGCGCAGTGAATTCGTGGTGGCCGTTTCCGGGGAGGTGCGCCGGCGGCTGGAAGGGATGGAGAATCCCCGGTTGGCCACCGGTAAGATCGAGGTCTTTGTGCAGGAATTAAACGTGCTGAGTGCGGCCGCCACTCCGCCTATCTCGGTGGAGGATGAGCGGATCGACGTAGATGAGGCCATGCGGCTGCGTTACCGATTCTTGGATCTGCGGCGTCCCCAAGTACAGCGGGTCTTCGCCCTGCGGCACCGGGTTGCCCAGTTGGTGCGCCGGTACTTGGACGAGCAGGGTTTTTGGGAAGTGGAGACTCCCATGCTGACCCGTTCTACCCCCGAGGGGGCGCGGGACTTCCTGGTGCCCAGCCGGTTGCAGCCGGGCGAGTTTTACGCCCTACCCCAATCGCCCCAGCTTTTCAAGCAGCTTTTGATGGTTTCAGGGTTCGAAAAGTATTTCCAAATCGTCCGGTGTTTCCGGGATGAGGATCTGCGGGCGGACCGGCAGCCGGAGTTTACCCAGATCGACTTGGAGCTTTCCTTTGTGACCAGGGAAGATGTCATCCAAGTGATCGAAGGGTTGGTGCGGGAAGTGGTGCGCCAAGTCAAGGGAGAGGAACTACCCGATCCCTTGCCCCGTCTGACCTACGCCGAGGCCATGGATCGGTATGGCAGCGACAAACCCGATCTCCGTTTTGGGATGGAATTGCGGAATGTGTCGGATCTGGTGAAGGATTCGGATTTCCAGGTCTTTTCCAAAGTGGTGTCCAGCGGCGGTGTGGTGAAAGGTCTTGCTGTTCCGACGGGGGCGTCCTTTGCTCGCAGTCGCATTGACGGGCTTACCAAGCGGGCTACGGAACTGGGGGCCAAAGGATTGGCTTGGATGCAATACACCGCGGAAGGAGAGATCAAGTCTCCCATTGCGAAGTTCTTCTCTGCGGATGTGTTGCAGCAGATTATTGCCCGGATGGAGGCTAAACCAGGGGATCTGTTGATCTGGGTGGCCGATACACCGGCGGTGGCCAATCAGGTTCTGGGCCAGTTGCGGGTGGAGTTGGCCGGTGAGCTAGGCTTGCTGGAAGGTAAGGCCGATTATTACCTATGGGTTGTGGAATTCCCCTTGGTGGAATACGATGAGGAGGAGGGCCGCTATGTGGCGGTTCACCATCCCTTCACCGCTCCACTGGAGGAGGATACGGAGCTTTTGACCACGGAACCTGGTCGGGTACGCTCTGCGGCCTATGACCTGGTGTGCAACGGTATGGAGGTGGGTGGCGGAAGTATCCGTATCCACGATCGCCAGCTCCAACAGCAGATGTTTGAGCTGTTGGGGATTTCTCCCGAAGCCGCGGAGGAAAAATTCGGCTTCTTGTTGGAAGCATTTCGCTACGGAGTGCCTCCCCACGGTGGCTTTGCCTTCGGCTTTGATCGCTGGATCATGCTCTTGGCTGGTGTTGATTCCATCCGTGAATGCATCGCCTTCCCCAAGACCCAGAGGGGTACGTGTCTGCTGACCAAGGCACCCTCGGCAGTGGCGCCCAAGCAGCTGGAGGAAGTGGGGATTCGTATTGCTCCCCGGGTGAAATCTTAG